TGAGTTCGTTTTAGGGTTCAGTATCAAAAGTAATTCCTttttaaccgaatttcggccatggcgcccaatcttaacggagattgTTGAAGTTATACACGGATATACCAAACAAacgaactgttttattatacgtacaagtaacaaaaaaaacattttgaatattaaatagacATTATCAAAGAGTAAAAACTATATTCACATGACGAaggcaacaaaaacattatgtttaacattcttTCAGTAGctatcagccaggtacgcaggagatattatagtacacaagtatGTACGcattacacaggtgcactctctgttccttacaattatagtccggtgagacgggaATCCGACATGACAGGAAAGAAATCAGGCGCATGACCAatagctttacgtgctttacaTCTTCATCAACATCTTATATTATCAAAAGTATTGCGTtgaatgtaaagaaatatgtgaagaaatgaatgaaaacatcgtgaggcgGAACTATCGAACCTGCTTACttcaaaatgcaaaaataatcaaAGGTTTAGGAAACCCACCAAAGcattttaataagaattttaaagtaTAAGAAGTCTGTCAACTCGGACTAAACCAGCATGGTAGAGTAAGTTTTAAATGTAGTAGTAGAAAAGGTCTGTACCCAGCTTAGGGATACATATATGCCTGGTATTATAAACTGAGATTGAAAGAGAAGAGACTGCCATCTGCTGCTattcgatactctatctggacggcAATGGGCGTACCATGAGATCAAAAAAAAGAGTTACAGTTAACTGTTACACAGACTTCCTATAACATTGAGTAGGTTAAGGCTTTAGTTCACTACGTTGGTCTCGTATAGTTTGGCAGTCAaaacataccttcgaaattcagCTATATTAGCATTGCATTTCGACATTAAGATGACGAAATAAAGCCCCTAATTGATTTATGCTAACATCTAAAATATACTAAGTAAAATACACATACTGACCTACATATCGATGCAGCGATCGTAGATACCTTTGTAAtccttatcaaaataaattaaatttcacttATCATTGATAATAGGCAATATACCTACACGTGCTCCCAATTAGTTGTGATAGGATTGTATACAACAaggttttgcttgcggctccgtcCTCATGAACAAGTTAtttcagtataaatattttcccgagataaaattgcctatagcacttaggagtaatgtagcttcctatcagtgaaaaataaatcaaaatcggtttagtagtttctgagattagcgcgttcaaacaaactctttagctttatatattagaatagaCAAGCCATAGTACCTAGCTACCCAGCatacccgaaggggtagacagaggtgtaaccaggacACTCAGTTTTCGCAGTATATCCCGTCCCATGATAGAGGCGTAGTTTTAATTAGTTTGTATGTTATACACTGTTTTCTAAATACTGTTTTTCTCATTGGTTTCTCTGTATAACACTGATTTGTATTTCCTGTTTTGTAATTCGTTTATACTGTAACTTATGATGCAAGTTTATTGTAAGTAGATAATCACAGCTATCTTCTGCCGTAATACTGCAATATGTGAAAGAATATGTTTTATGCGTGTTTTCTGTTCTAAActctcaataaaataaacacgatatATTGCAAGGAAAGTTAGCGTCACAATGTAGAAGGGTAAACTCCCGATAAACGAAGCCAACAATacaattgtttctttttatatgaCTAATTACAGGGACTTCGCTAGATTGGTTTATGAGTCAGAACCGAACTAACGCAATGATGTCATGAGGCGTCTTTTAATTGGATTGTTTTGTCAATTTTGGCGATGCGACCTACTTAAGACGAAGTTAGCAGTTTATAATACCAGTGTGTTTAGGGAAGTATAGTGGAATGTAATTAAATGGTGCATTGTATTCGAATACGTTAGGTATTGACAATAACTGAATACTGATATACAATTCCAAACAATTTGCAACATATAAGAACCTGGTGTAGTAATAGTATAAGTTTTGTCTGAATTGTAAGATAGATGTGCGATTTAGAATAAAGGGAATTTAAATAGACAGATTACAGCAGTTTTAATAATTGGATTGTAATAGCTACATGCGTGGCTTGTGAAATATTGAGTACTAGCGACcagccccggcttcgcacgggtgcaatgctgatactaaatacactacagaaaaactgtgaacgttgtatataaaaatatagcggcccgctctggcttcgcacgggtataacataacaaaataacagtatttctccactatttaatggatgttattatacatataaaccttcctcttgaatcactctatctattaaaaaaaaccgcatcaaaatccgttgcgtagttttaaagatttaagcatacaaagggacataaggacagagaaagcgactttatttTACACTATGTAGTGAAGATATTTAGATTTCTATTAATTGAAACTATTTATACATATCCTTTGCTATAAGTTTAAATGTAATATGAACCACTGCGAGTCATccctttttttatacgaacaccACAAtttgatcccactgcacctgatggcaagtgcagtggggtccaatagaatgtcgactgaagagtTTATTATCCCTCGGCTGTCgccacgattatgccggcctgttggaaccggatatgcacaggttaatcccggaatgcgacacacttacataccTGGGCTATGGCGggtattaacaccttgtatacggtgttCGCTCTCctggtaaatataaaatatatcctaccaccagcaaaatggtaggatatattatacaCGTGGTTGCCATAGCTTATAGCTACATAACTTACCTAATAATCCCCATTCACTAACCCGCTGTCTCTATAACaaaataggtttaattttgagtacaagttttatataatataataataatatcagccctgtattatatacttgctcattgctgagcacgggcctcctctactactgagagggattaggccttagtccaccacgctgttttatagttttatagtttaagTTTCAAGTTTTATAGTTCCCAATTAAACAATTCCAGGTGTTTCTGCTACTAAGCGCTGTCGCCTCGCACAAGTTCGTGGTGGGTTTCTGCCTCGGCGCCGAGCTGTGCGCCAGCCTTCCACAGCGGTTGTGCGCGCACATCGTCTGCATCACGCTGTTCAGTGCGGGCTCTGTGGCCGGCATCGCGGCGGGCGCTGGTCTAGAAACTATCGACACGCTAAAGAATTCTATAGCTGTACCTATTATGCAGGTGAGGATAAATGGAAGTAGAAGAAGTTGTTATTGAACTCTGAAACActagtgaaaaatataaatatgagtggtgatttttaataaattttatttgtagcaCAACTTAAACGAATTAAAAACGAtagttgtatgtataaaattgccaatttgtctCAGTATTTTGTCTAATTGTTTGATTgtctatttactatttatttttattgtctcttATTGTATGAttcagtttataatttatttatttgataatatctgacgattaaaaatattagcgtAAACGGAAAATAATACACTAAGGTATATTAGAAAGGAAGAAGTAAGGTAAGTAAGTAGTAATAAATACCTTGAGTTAGTTAGTTGACGTatacaaatctataaatatgctaattatttttattatttatttaatgcatttaCTCGTAATCAACTTAAACGCAGACGAATGTGCgagtaaatatttagtttgagCATATTAACCGATAACAGTAGCATGTTTtattcattatgtttatttgtttgacctATACTTCTTTAGGTATTCATTGTGTCtaataactacaataaataacatcaatttatatttacgaTGTGTTAAGTATGTCTTTATCTTATCACCTCTTTGCAATGTTTAGTGGCTGTGCAATTATGAAATCAGTGAGGTCCTAGGTTCAATAAACATAACGTCTTGTGAAAAATATTCGATCGGAAAAATTCTTATAGTTCTCATTGTGTACTCGGAGATATGAATTTAATACTGATGGGCCATCGTAGAAGGAAAATTAGCTTTGATCTACATCTAATAATTTGACTTCCGCACATCCCAGAAATATTCAATgaggataaatattatatatgtaaaatatctattttgtttaCCCGTAACGCCATCTATTGTATGTCTTTATAGGCGCTAGCGGCTGGTACGCTGTTGTACGTGACAGTAAGCGAGGTGCTTCCTCGAGAGAGAGCTCGCTGGCACGAACGCAAACGTAGTGCTGGAATCGCACAGTTTGTTGCTGTTGTTATCGGATTTGGATTTATGTATTTGTGTACAATGTATCTGGGTAAGTTAATATACTTACAGCACCATCTAtgccaaatttaaattactaaagATTCAATATAAGTCCAATAGATGTcgctttattcaaatattttatggagAGTCGCGTGATGTAAGGTGTCGACTCAAAGCTGTTAAAAAGTGAGTGAGTGAGTCAAAAAGTtgcttatttaatatattccaaAACAATTAATGCAACTTCGCTAGCTCTATTAGATACAGAATAGTTCGATTTTTGTTCAATTTCTGTACCTCATCCTCGTTACCTGACACAGTGTCTACAGTCCAttaatgtttcatttattttgtttcagattATGACGCTTAGAAACCACTGGTATTGATAGTTTTTaagtataagtacttaaatttaaGTGTATCTTTGTGACTCAGTagtgtaagtataatataacgCCTAAAGGTTATAACgacaataaaagatttttttgctatttcagatttttattttattttgtttttgatgtcaacaataaaataacgtaCAGCTGCTGTGATGTCATTTGagttcatattattaacatattatacgtttatattatgtacaaattcgtggtatataaatattcggaaaatatattgaactgagaatataaatttatgaattcTATAATTGTAACATGTAAGGCACTTTTTAATTGATCTTATTTTCTCAATGTTATGATGAAAgataggtttattattttaattacatacacGTCTAGACGGAAAGTCACCAGCAGaaaaataatgcataatattttatgtttcatgacattatataacaatttattaccTTGTCTTACTTTTAATTAGGTAAACTTCAGATAACAGTAATTTCAcaagatatttagacacgcaataatgagttatttattaattatcctttttgaattcaaaaattatcataatttgccGAAAATCTAGAAAAAGGGGAAATAATGTAttccttataaaaaatacaatggcACTGAATTACTCTGCAATAGGTAATTTACATGTATAACAAAGCGACatctatattttgtataatgaagTACTGTCTCTTACTACTCcacaatagatggcgctagtaatATTTATGGTATATACGTTTTCTAAATCACAATatcattatttcattaattacttAGCAATTTTAATAAGCTTTAAATATGCGAATAACTTTATCATATGAAGCtgcagaattattttttttagtttgccGCTCATCACTATATGACGTaagttaacataaaaatatttcttgttccGCTGTAACATCTAAATGCACAAAATAATCTCAGTCCACAATACTATTGCgtcatatattatatgtacaccaatataaatttatggaaGCGACTTCTAAGTTAAAACTAACATTCATACTGCATATGGGAATACCTCGtattaaacagtataaataaatgatattaatcCTTAACGataactacatttttaaataaaataaaagtaatacaaaatagaaataatacagATCTTTGACTCGACGCACTTATGTTCTAAAAGTAAGtactgttacaaaataataacaaaactcaTAAAGTTGTTaactttgaataaatatttcttaatctTAAGATGGGAAAAGAGAGCATTATAGTCAGTGGAACGATTTTAAACTGTGATTATAAAGTCGTATCAAACGTTTACtgcgataatattattatcgttattaaattgttaatggaaacaataaaaatatgaagcttaatattttttccactaCCCACTAGATGtcactatattataaattccaaTTTATGTTTGATACAACTTGATATCACAACCTCACTACGCGTCTCCCCGGACATGTTATGACGTAAAAGAAAATCACAGACTGCGTGTAATTGTAACTagcttaaaattaaatctgataATACACGTAGTGAAGTCGGCGAAGTGGAAGCATTGCATCTCGATCACACTCGGTAACTGTtaaaattactacaaaataGACATTAAGCAGGCGCTGCGGGCGCGAACATCTCACTTGAGATTTTTTACTCTGTTTACGCCATGCTCGTCCGCGCGCCGCTTGCTCGTACATAATACTTTTACGTAATTACGTATtggaattaataatgtaatcCAAAAACTTTAAGGCACTAAACAGGGCACTGCGCTTATCCTCATAAGATCGACTACCTACGGGACTATGACGAAAagcgtaattaaaatatacaaattgccaaaaataaatatcgttaTACCGACAATTGCACCAAGTACACTTGATATTGTATCGGTAACATTCTGACAGATGTGTTTGCGGCGGGAGGGACGAGACGCGCCCCCGACCGCAACCACGCCCGCGACACACTAAATATGTGAAGTAGTCCAAAGTTCCACTGGTTTACACAAACACAAGCCCACAATCAGGTCTCGTCATCCTCGGTTATACGCCTATTTCGTTTCCGCTTCTTGTGTCGTCTGCGAATGTTCTTCGGTGGTTTTATTTGGCACTCACAACCGGCACGCACTCTCACGAAGTCCATGGTCCAGCCGCCTGAGCCGGGCACGGAGAAGGGCCGCTCAGAGCGGTGCTGCGGCGTATCCGACGGACTTCGGACCAGAGCGTACGAATACGAGTATGTTTGGATACATCTAGAGTCGTTGTAGAGTCGCGCGTCGACGAAGCGGCACGGTTTGTCGACCACTTCTGGGGCACACGACAGTTCGAAGAACCTCTGGTGGTTTTCGCCGTCTTCGTACAATTCTACGTAGAGGCCGTCCCGGTTTCTGCCGCCTTTCTTGTAGACCACGTCTAGGATGGAGGGACAGCATTCGACGCCCTCTTTCTGTGGGTCCTTCAATTGCCCCTCCTTCTGGGCTCCCTCCGTCTGGAGGATCATCTGCATCTGTCGCCAATGTAACCGCTTCCAGTTCATGTCGTCCTTGTCTGTCCTGtagacaaacaaaataatttaaattacgtcCAAAATTTTGAAGGTATTTTAATGTGAACGATACTGTACTTGTTACAAGGAAAGCCAACTTATTGATGGTAATGGGAAGAACTTAACATAGGTAGAAATAGCAACGTAAACATGTTGGAACCATCAGTTCGAACGACACCTTAAATTTAAACCAAAGGTCAACGCAAAGGAGCCTatgtttataatactataaacaATCGAATGCGCAATAAATATCCATAAACAGACATCATTGAAATCAGATAAGACTAACCTGTAGATCTTTaacaccttaaataaatattttactttagttaTAACCTCGGCGACCTTTACAAAATCGCTTGTATCACACCTTTGGAATAATAAAAGTTCATGACTATTTGGTTATTACAGACTGGCGTGTGACTACTATAGCATTTCTCTATGTTACTTTGAAAGATATGGATGATAACACAATTTAAGGCAACTCATTTCGTTCTCCATTAATTGCGTTTCGAGTAAAAAGTCGACGGTACATAGTTGAAAGTCAGATTTCAGCGCTACTGTTATCCACTATGAATATCAATATTGTAGTTAATATTAACTGAGAGGCTAAGGCGTTTTTACCCCGCGGGAAAAAAAGGGATACGACGAtgaatgtaatgtaaattatgAACTTGAAGAGATAGAAACCGTGGTAGATGATCAAGGACCGTAAGAGATGCTTACAACACGCGGTGCGAGTAGTGAGGTTGCGGCGCGCGGCGCACGCGGCTCACGTTAGCTATCACGTCGCCCGCGTCCGCCACTGCACCACACAGCACCTGGAACAACACACGCACCTCATTAACAGTTATTCATTAACCATCTTCGCTGATGGGGAATACACACATACTGACAATTGCCACTTTTGGTCAAGGATCAGTTGCGACAtatctacatttttttctttgttgtaAGAACTAGGTTCTTAGTAGTAAACTATAAGactaataaacaatacaattcAACTTAATTTTCTAGGTTTTATGTTTACTacacctaaaaatatttttctaggcACTTTCTTAGAGTTTGGTAACAAAAATACACTTTATTCgaatgatatatattattacatggTAAACTTAACTGGTATATATTTGGTGAAATTATTCTTCAACCCTAGAGAAACAGTTGAGGATATGTAATGTTGGATATGCAAGTTGATTGGTATCCAAGCAAAACAATGATTTATAGCAAAcgtcataaattaaatttagcatTCATAGAAATAGCTTAGTGACGTGATTAAGATTTAGGAGTCTACGAAACGCACTCTGCGTTTATATGATTATGACTGATATGATTATCTACAATTGTTTTGGTATTTCCAAACTTACAAAGTTTAACTGGATAAGTGATTAAGAATAAAAACTATGGCGTTTTACATTGATTTGGGTATTAACCAGAGAATTCCCACGTTTCtttgaaataagtatttttttaagatgttaCTGCGGTTATATTCAATTGGTCGTCAACAGACTCTGCCCAATTTGCAATCACTACAACATTCTAAATCTAGCATttctaaaaaatctattttattccTAATAAGGCGATAGTAAACGTTATATTAAGACACATCTAATAGTCTCTGAGATTAGCCAGAGATGcgtaaacatttcaaaaatagCTTGTTTGCCCACGTGGTGTAAATAAGGGAGAAACGGTGCGTGTAAGTTGTGCAATGGTGTAAAGCTTAGATAAGTGACGGGATAGGGTCAGgttttttattggaaaaattCGTTTCTAAAGTGTGTAACCTGGCTGGTCTTGGGTTTGAATCTAATGTCGAGTTAGTGATTTGTCTAGAATAAGGTTCTTCAAAATGATGTTTCTGGTCATATAAATCTGGGCAGGCCTTCAGTGAGATGGACCGATGACATGGTCCACGTGGCGGGACGTAGCTGGATGAGGACTGCCCTGGACAGTAAAACTTGGCGAGCATTACAAGAGGCCTACACTCATTGGGTGAAT
This genomic stretch from Manduca sexta isolate Smith_Timp_Sample1 chromosome 8, JHU_Msex_v1.0, whole genome shotgun sequence harbors:
- the LOC115445951 gene encoding uncharacterized protein LOC115445951 isoform X2, producing the protein MRMASVLSTLLAVLCGAVADAGDVIANVSRVRRAPQPHYSHRVLTDKDDMNWKRLHWRQMQMILQTEGAQKEGQLKDPQKEGVECCPSILDVVYKKGGRNRDGLYVELYEDGENHQRFFELSCAPEVVDKPCRFVDARLYNDSRCIQTYSYSYALVRSPSDTPQHRSERPFSVPGSGGWTMDFVRVRAGCECQIKPPKNIRRRHKKRKRNRRITEDDET
- the LOC115445951 gene encoding uncharacterized protein LOC115445951 isoform X1, which translates into the protein MIYQIAWKNIFLLMAIKMVLCGAVADAGDVIANVSRVRRAPQPHYSHRVLTDKDDMNWKRLHWRQMQMILQTEGAQKEGQLKDPQKEGVECCPSILDVVYKKGGRNRDGLYVELYEDGENHQRFFELSCAPEVVDKPCRFVDARLYNDSRCIQTYSYSYALVRSPSDTPQHRSERPFSVPGSGGWTMDFVRVRAGCECQIKPPKNIRRRHKKRKRNRRITEDDET